From Streptomyces zhihengii, the proteins below share one genomic window:
- a CDS encoding RsiG family protein gives MTTSGAGPRLGPVPSCPADVAGDLPAPARPPRPRGGDLLPETPEPDLGGLRLPELRALRRDAQRDEADLSYVRRLVQGRLDILRAEVARRADPEAPVVDRLSEILADAPSRRGSSARHVTLSTPHGEEYRRLASDMLDEVGLSDLGARTDDELHDAMGRLLAYEQRVSRRRQQLQRTADDCSAEIARRYREGEAQVDDLLI, from the coding sequence ATGACCACATCTGGCGCCGGGCCTCGGCTCGGCCCCGTACCGAGCTGCCCGGCGGACGTCGCGGGGGATCTTCCGGCTCCCGCCCGCCCGCCCCGGCCCCGTGGCGGAGACCTGCTCCCCGAGACCCCGGAGCCCGATCTGGGGGGTCTGCGGCTGCCGGAACTGCGGGCGCTGCGCCGGGACGCGCAGCGCGACGAGGCGGACCTCAGCTATGTGCGGCGCCTCGTCCAGGGCCGGCTCGACATCCTCCGGGCCGAGGTCGCCCGCCGCGCCGACCCGGAGGCCCCCGTGGTCGACCGGCTCTCCGAGATCCTGGCCGACGCGCCCTCCCGCCGCGGCTCCTCGGCCCGGCACGTCACGCTCTCCACGCCGCACGGCGAGGAGTACCGGCGGCTGGCGTCCGACATGCTCGACGAGGTCGGCCTCTCGGACCTCGGCGCCCGGACGGACGACGAGCTGCACGACGCGATGGGGCGGCTGCTCGCCTACGAGCAGCGGGTGTCCCGGCGCCGCCAGCAGCTCCAGCGGACGGCCGACGATTGCAGCGCCGAGATCGCCCGCAGGTACCGTGAAGGCGAAGCACAAGTAGACGACCTGCTCATCTGA
- the dtd gene encoding D-aminoacyl-tRNA deacylase, producing MRAVVQRVDGASVVVPGETGPETVGEITGEGLCVLVGVTHDDTPEKAAQLARKLWSVRMLTDEKSCSDVDAPLLVVSQFTLYGDARKGRRPTWNAAAPGPVAEPLVDEVVAQLRALGATVATGRFGARMRVSLTNDGPFTVLVEI from the coding sequence ATGCGTGCAGTGGTGCAGAGGGTGGACGGCGCGAGCGTCGTCGTACCGGGTGAGACGGGCCCCGAGACGGTGGGCGAGATCACGGGCGAGGGCCTGTGTGTGCTGGTGGGGGTCACCCACGACGACACACCGGAGAAGGCGGCCCAACTGGCCCGCAAACTATGGTCGGTTCGTATGCTCACGGACGAGAAGTCCTGCTCGGACGTGGACGCGCCGCTGCTGGTGGTCTCGCAGTTCACCCTCTACGGGGACGCCCGCAAGGGGCGCCGGCCCACCTGGAACGCCGCCGCCCCCGGCCCGGTGGCCGAACCCCTCGTCGACGAGGTCGTCGCCCAGCTCAGGGCGCTGGGGGCGACCGTGGCGACCGGCCGCTTCGGTGCCCGGATGCGGGTGTCGCTCACCAATGACGGCCCGTTCACCGTCCTCGTCGAGATCTGA